A portion of the Oxynema aestuarii AP17 genome contains these proteins:
- the crtH gene encoding carotenoid isomerase, protein MAALSPRQLPQTRQFDTIVIGSGIGGLVTATQLAAKGARVLVLESYVIPGGSSGYFERSGYRFDVGASMIFGFGDRGTTNLLTRALDAVGVSLETIPDPVQIHYHLPDDVTVQVHRDYEKFLQELGDRFPHERQGLRQFYDECWNVFNCLNAIELLSLEELRYLTRVFFQNPRACLGLVKYLPVNAGQIARKYIRDPQVLKFIDIECYCWSVVPADLTPMINAGMVFSDRHYGGINYPKGGVGQIAQKLVEGLENAGGEICYQARVAKILVENGRAVGVRLATGEEYRAERIVSNATRWDTFDTLLGDRPLPAKERRWRDRYQKSPSFLSLHLGVEASLLSADTACHHIIVENWQEMEDPYGTLFVSIPTLLDPDLAPEGYHIIHSFTPSWIEQWEDLSPSEYEAKKEELAWEIVDRLERVFPGLDAALDFMEVGTPRSHRRFLNRVDGTYGPIPNRKLPGLLPMPFNRTSVPGLYCVGDSTFPGQGLNAVAFSGFACAHRIAVDLGL, encoded by the coding sequence ATGGCAGCTCTTTCCCCAAGACAGTTACCTCAAACCCGACAATTTGACACGATCGTCATCGGTTCCGGGATCGGCGGACTGGTAACCGCCACCCAACTCGCCGCCAAAGGGGCGCGGGTTCTAGTTCTCGAAAGCTACGTGATTCCCGGCGGCAGTTCCGGCTACTTCGAGCGATCGGGCTATCGCTTCGACGTCGGCGCCTCGATGATCTTCGGCTTCGGCGATCGCGGTACCACCAACCTACTCACCCGCGCCCTCGATGCCGTCGGCGTCAGCCTCGAAACCATTCCCGATCCGGTTCAAATTCACTACCACTTACCGGACGACGTCACCGTGCAAGTTCACCGGGATTATGAGAAATTCTTGCAAGAACTCGGCGATCGCTTCCCCCACGAACGGCAAGGACTGCGGCAGTTCTACGATGAATGCTGGAACGTCTTTAACTGCCTCAACGCGATCGAGTTACTCTCCTTAGAAGAACTACGCTACCTGACCCGCGTCTTCTTCCAAAATCCCCGCGCCTGTTTGGGACTGGTCAAATATTTACCCGTCAACGCCGGACAAATCGCGCGTAAATACATCCGCGACCCGCAAGTTCTTAAATTTATCGATATCGAATGCTACTGCTGGTCCGTCGTTCCCGCCGACCTGACCCCGATGATTAACGCCGGGATGGTGTTTTCCGATCGCCACTACGGCGGGATTAACTATCCCAAAGGCGGCGTCGGACAAATCGCGCAGAAACTCGTCGAAGGCTTGGAAAACGCCGGGGGCGAAATTTGCTATCAGGCGCGCGTCGCCAAAATCCTCGTCGAAAACGGTCGCGCCGTCGGCGTCCGCCTCGCCACCGGGGAAGAGTACCGCGCCGAACGGATCGTGTCCAACGCCACCCGATGGGATACCTTTGACACCTTACTCGGCGATCGCCCCCTCCCGGCGAAAGAACGGCGCTGGCGCGATCGCTACCAAAAATCGCCCAGTTTCCTCAGCTTGCACCTCGGCGTCGAAGCCTCCCTACTGAGCGCCGATACCGCCTGCCATCACATCATCGTCGAAAATTGGCAGGAAATGGAAGACCCTTACGGCACCCTGTTCGTCTCGATTCCCACCTTACTCGATCCCGACTTGGCCCCGGAAGGCTATCACATCATCCACAGCTTCACCCCGAGTTGGATCGAACAGTGGGAAGACCTTTCTCCGAGTGAGTACGAAGCCAAGAAAGAAGAACTCGCCTGGGAAATCGTCGATCGCCTCGAACGGGTGTTCCCGGGTCTCGATGCGGCCCTGGACTTTATGGAAGTCGGGACGCCGCGATCGCACCGCCGCTTTTTAAACCGCGTCGATGGCACCTACGGCCCGATTCCCAACCGCAAGTTACCCGGCTTGTTACCGATGCCGTTTAATCGCACTTCAGTTCCCGGCTTGTATTGCGTCGGCGATAGCACCTTCCCCGGACAGGGCTTAAACGCCGTCGCCTTTTCCGGGTTCGCCTGCGCCCACCGGATCGCCGTCGATTTGGGTCTGTAG